ATAATCCAGAAGTGACTCTGAATTTGGCTACTTACATCAGTGCAGAGATGTCACACGCACCACTGCTCAGCTGTTCATAGTATCTTTCCACTTTCAGCAGCGTACCTCTGCTgatgtgtctctgtggtttGACACAGCATTTTGGGATTCCAGCTAcaatgtgagaaaaagagaagaatataAAAGAGTGAGAGATGACGAGCGTCATTTGAACATTAACATGCTGCAATGAAAAAGCTGTTGccattataaaacacacacaacatgaacaaGCTCAAATTcctcattttatcatttttattttttcagatatCCAACATATTTCGAGTTGAAAATTGCTATAAAGCGTCCATACATTTCCAGAATACACAGTTTTTATAAAAGCAGGTACCTGGCCTATAATGAAACTGACTTATTAAAATTCTCggtttaaatgtgtgtatttgtcatgATAGTGGGTCGTTACCTTCAGTGGAGGTGATGGCCAAAGCACAGAGGCAGACAACCACAAAGGCGACTTTCAGATCCATGATGTCAGGGCATAAGAGTGGAGGTAACCTGTCGTTGGTGCTTAAATACCAACACGCATGCGTAGACACATGCAGGCGTGCACACttatccaaacaaacacacacacacacacccaggaaCATCATCTAAACGCAGAGCGGTAATGAACTTGCAAAACTTGAATAAGACTGCATTATAATAATAAGATTGGCAGAAATCTTGATCAACAAATGTGACTGAAGTCGACTCGGTTCAAACTGCTGCACCGCTTGATGAGCACATGGCACAGCTAAGCTGTACACGCACAAGCTCCAACAGGTTTATTAACTCAGGACTTGGTTTGACAGACAATTACACACCCAAAGTCACACAAACTAGGCCAGAACAGaagtcacaatgaaaacaaaaataaagtttctgTCAAACTTCCATTCACATAAATGAACTAAGTTGGCTCAGTCTTTGAGTGTGatgttttttgagttttttgagACATTCACCTAAAATGGCAAGAGAATAtgtgagaaaaatatttctgtcaggTGTGGCTTtcaaagtatttctttttttcatattgtgcAATTTCATGTGCAGGCATAGCAAGTgttacatatttatataaaaaaaaatgctttaattgTTCCACCGGGGAGTTTCTGTGATACAGCCTGGGGTGTTCACAGCCCACGCAGAAAGTATTTCCTTTGGAAAAGATCCCTTTGGTACTAGTCTTATGTCTAAATCCTTtaaatcattaattaaaaatatgatttaaatgattttaacatAAGGATGCAACTTgaagggggtctgaatactttccatATGCACTGATTGTGCAGCTGGTAGTGTTGGtagcagacaaataaaaactatCTCTCTGAGATGTCTGGCTGGCTTTTAAAGGCTAAATACCTGCGCCCATGATAAGCCTTTCATTCACActgctctaaaaataaaaaaggtttttgtggtttttcttttatctggaggatttgattagtttttttgttgtctgttaTGACTGCTGTTGATGTCTTAAAATCACAGACATGAGTTTTAATACTGGATCTTgtataaaacaaagagagaaatgtgCCGCCTTCTTCTTTCCATTTATAAAATTAGATATCCACAGCGTATGTCTACTGTGCATACAACATATCTCATTTTACATTTAGTGCCGATTAAAGTCAGAAATCAAACAAACGCAAATTTAACACCTGCTGCTGCGTTCACAGTTAAGAGATTATGAgagtttttgcagttttgcagtGAATGTGTGCAACAAATCCTGTCCAAtagttgttgaaatatttaagtTAAGGGGTTAGGAACCTCAGAGACTGAAATTTTGCCATTCAGGACCAAATGTTCAGTGCTTCTAATTAAATTACTGTGTATTTGTactatttcagattttaaacagCTGCAATATTGGCGACACACAAACCATTAAACACTGCACAGGGAAGGATTCCCAAAGTGAAAGGAAACAATGTGTATGAATTAGGATTATGAAAACTTTTTGGAAGCTttacaaagttgtttttttgataTATTACAACTGTCACCTGTCAGAATTTGGGAGGTCCTGCTGGCATCCGGTCCCAACTGACTCATATTCACATCACACATAAAACGGCCGTTAGCTCGGATTTTAATCAACGCCCGAAGAGTAGTAAAATTTGGAATCTGCTTCCTTTTATCAAAGCAGATTAGACATGTCGAAACACAGCAGTGAAGGCTTTGTTCGTCAGGGAAAGGAACGAAAAGAACGTTCTGGTTTTACCTCAACcctaattttatttaattgctCCCACAACTGACGTTTGAGCTGGATTGCTCAAAGTGTTTCTAACCAACGTGACTTAGAGCCTCCGTCGCCCCTTTTTGACCCTCGTTCTGCAGCAACATCAGCATTAGATTATTgcattattttacaaataaaaagcagcatccAAACTCACTATATCGTCGGGAAAATTAAGACGACAAAAGCTGAACTGATTGGATCAGGAAAAGTTTATTTCCCAGAAGTTACCTGTGTCGGGTAATAACACATTCCTCACATGCTTAGTAAGTAAATAACTTTCTCTGACACATCAGCCACAGGtgtaattattttcataataaaactGATGATCAGAAGAGAACGCAGAAGTTTTTTTGACAGTGATtgattatgtattttatttttttatttttttattggttttgttttaactcccaaTCGTGTTTCTAATACACAAGAAATAACAACTCAAACATCAGCTGTTCAACaatcttatttatttacaagGTTTCCTGCTACAACTCACTCATTGGAACCGGAGAGCAGCTGTCTCTAATGTGCCATCAAAGACGTTAAACTTTGTTTACAGTATGTGCATCAGTATGTACATTTCTGAGGTGGGAACAAACATGAAGTGGACTGTTTTTGTGTCCATTAACCAAACTCCTTGATCCCAGTGGCCGTCAGTAAGCAAGCTGTTCTGTGACCACGAACCATCTTTTAAACAATTAGCACAGCAGAGGTTTAACAGAGAACAACGTTTCACTTGGTCTTTTATTGGTTCAACGGTGGAATGTCAAGGTTTGCAGTGGGACAGAGATGAAGTACATTTCTGTTGCACCTCCAGAAGGATGCACGAGCACGGCGTCAGTATTCTGTCCGTCCTCTGGAGGAGATGTGCAGCAGgcggagcagcagctctgcggGTGAGCTCCCTGCAGAGCCGTGGGCTGGATCTGAGGCCTCGGCCTCCCCCAGGCAGTCAGAGTCCACTGCACAGCTCTCTGGGAAGGAGGAGGACCACATTAGACCACGACACACTGATAAAGTCTGCTAAACGTCAATCAGACCAGACTGTACCTGCATCACAGCAGAGTCCTGAAGCAGCACAGCGTCCTCCTTCAGACCCACAGGGCCTCCCTCCTGCCTGGCAGGGGGTGAGCAGGTAGTTCTCCTCCACGCAGTGAGCCGTTTCTGGGGAGCCCAACAGGCAGCCGAGGCCCTCCCCGCAGCAGATACTGGGGCCGAAGCAGCGGCCCCTGTCGCCGGGGCCGCAGGACATGCACTGGAGTAGATTTAAATACCAATCAGGTGATTTAAATCTATtcacctcctcttctttttttgtggcatTTACTTCGATTATGTGAATGAGGGATATTATTTAGGCTTTGCTGAAACCTTCTCTGTCCTCTTATTCACATACACTTCAGTCTTGTGTATATCTTTGAAGTGTTTATTAACTTGCCTctacaaaacaaatctgaaaaaccTGTGTGCTTCTgagcacagtttttatttcttccattAGTCACAATACAGAATTTCattatatatttgaaatttATTAGATGAATTTCTCTTGATTGTTCTTCATCACAGGAATAATTTGTCTTTTGTTCCTCTCCTTAGAAAAGCTGTTTGCTCTTATATTTACCTCTTAAGATGGTCCttacacacagtttgttccgTTTTGCTGAAATTAAATAACTCGTTTACTCACCTGAGATTTACTAGCATACTTTTATACTCTAAatctatttttcttcttttccattgCTCCCTCTCCTTGTCAACCCAACCAGTAAAGGCAGATAATGGCCGACCTCCAGCCTGGTTCATCCCCTTAAAGGGAGTTTTTCCTTTGAAAGGTTTAGTCTGTGAGTGCCCTGAAgaagtaactttgttatgatttggtactatataaataaaaattttatttgattccaAACCGCTGACCTttcaaatatttcttatttctatatttaaaaacttaaaaaggcAAATAGAAAATGCTCAAAGGCAGTTTAAGAGATTTCCCAGGATCTCCTCAGatcttaaataataataagagtcAGAAATGCTGTCCCAGGACAGCGGCCCTCACCTGTCTGATGCCGGTCTCCGGCAGCGCCCTCTTACCCCCCCGGGGGCAGTTCTGGATGTAGCAGGCGGAGGAGAGGAGGGTCAGGCTGAGGAGCCCCAGCAGGCACAGCGGGAACAGGCGAGGCATCTCTGCTGGTGTTGGTGGGTGACTGGTGTCCTGGCAGACTCCTCACTTATAGGCCGGCTGGAAGGCGGACGAGACAAAGACGCGTCTGACGTCAGCGTTGTGTGTCGCTCCTGCTCTGGCGCGCGTGCATTGGGGGtgggaggtggggtggggggggggtggggggtcgcGGCAGGATGTGTCTCTGCATCAGATGTGTGTCATCTAAGAAATATACACAAGAACACAGCGATGACAGCACAACATGCTCCCTCTGTATTCAGGGCCAACGGACTTCTCAGAGAGTGGCCGTTCGTGCGCCACTAATTCCATTTTCTCCAATAAGAGCAGTGATTAGGAGGATTTCATGTTGATCATGTACAGGTAAGGTGTCAGACTGCTCTTCACTGTGCTGCCATCATGACAACCCCCGGATCACACAAACTGTCAACGAGCACAACGGCCATTagcatttcaaataaacaaagaaatattttcagtttatcATTCTGTTTAGTGCCTTGTAGCCTGCTCTGGGTTTTATCTGGCCCATTAGCTGATGTGATGCTGATTAACAAGTAAGTGATAGACGGCAAAACTGAGCATCAGAGCGAGCAGGTGAACGTGTGAAGGACTTCTTTAATAAGCACTGGAGGATTCAAGTCCTGTCACTTTATAAAGGTTAAATGTGGgatcaacacaaaacagaaagcatCAGAAAACATACAGCATAAAGACACAACGGCTGAACGAGTTGACAGTGATTTGTATCCCTTAAAGCAGAAATTTAATCCACAGCAtcttgaaatggaaacaaagcGAAATAAAGTCAACCAGACACATAAATGCAGTCTGATTGTGTATCATTTAAGTAATCTGCGGGGCCAACGTCTCCATTTCACATGCAGAACAACTATTTCCAGTCTTTGATCCTTATTGAGCGG
The nucleotide sequence above comes from Echeneis naucrates chromosome 9, fEcheNa1.1, whole genome shotgun sequence. Encoded proteins:
- the avp gene encoding vasopressin-neurophysin 2-copeptin; its protein translation is MPRLFPLCLLGLLSLTLLSSACYIQNCPRGGKRALPETGIRQCMSCGPGDRGRCFGPSICCGEGLGCLLGSPETAHCVEENYLLTPCQAGGRPCGSEGGRCAASGLCCDAESCAVDSDCLGEAEASDPAHGSAGSSPAELLLRLLHISSRGRTEY